In Ipomoea triloba cultivar NCNSP0323 chromosome 15, ASM357664v1, one genomic interval encodes:
- the LOC116007288 gene encoding probable F-box protein At5g04010 produces the protein MMMMAAITPAKRTPPQWQVIALVANHLDPKSLAVASCVCKLWFISMSSDHLWRSICTARFPSLSALRLADPGVPYRRLYALGRVSETRRLRKRPPPPLLSMSSIIFAVNVSHNGSSLIAVVKPGRELDVDRNGVFRFDVDVAGGGSLAGMQAVRDLRVTWDVVLEGYQCKFTMLDCEGKGNLVSGLEAWYSEELPPPGCCSNDAVSGLVSDLRLVFKESCGRIVVANMSLGLLNIVSWRYVLVVDTLRYLQHFLLP, from the coding sequence ATGATGATGATGGCGGCGATCACTCCGGCGAAGCGTACGCCGCCGCAGTGGCAGGTGATTGCTCTGGTGGCGAACCATTTGGATCCAAAATCGCTAGCGGTGGCCTCGTGCGTCTGCAAATTGTGGTTTATTTCTATGTCCTCCGATCACCTATGGCGCTCCATCTGCACCGCGCGGTTCCCTTCTCTCTCGGCTCTCCGCCTCGCCGACCCGGGCGTCCCGTACCGGAGACTATACGCGCTCGGGCGCGTGTCGGAGACGCGCCGCCTCAGGAAACGGCCTCCGCCGCCTCTGCTCTCCATGTCCAGCATCATCTTCGCCGTCAACGTCTCCCACAACGGCTCGTCCCTCATCGCCGTGGTGAAGCCCGGGAGGGAGCTCGACGTCGACCGGAACGGCGTTTTCCGGTTCGACGTCGACGTGGCCGGGGGCGGGAGTTTGGCGGGAATGCAGGCGGTGCGTGATCTGAGAGTGACGTGGGACGTTGTGTTGGAAGGGTACCAGTGTAAATTCACAATGTTGGACTGCGAAGGGAAAGGGAACTTGGTGTCTGGATTGGAAGCGTGGTACTCGGAGGAGCTTCCGCCGCCGGGATGCTGCTCCAACGACGCCGTGAGCGGCCTCGTGTCGGATCTGAGATTGGTATTTAAGGAAAGCTGTGGAAGAATAGTGGTGGCGAATATGAGCTTAGGGTTACTGAATATAGTGAGCTGGAGATATGTTCTAGTGGTTGATACTCTCAGATATTTGCAGCATTTTCTTTTGCCCTAA
- the LOC116007278 gene encoding protein GAST1-like: protein METMKHYCLALVFLVIMIFAPLLDCQNIISVSPAPQPSPSFHMYGSTPGSLHPQECLPKCTYRCSNTQYRKPCMFFCQKCCAKCLCVPPGTYGNKQFCPCYNNWKTKRGGPKCP, encoded by the exons ATGGAAACCATGAAGCATTATTGCCTTGCCCTTGTCTTTCTTGTGATCATGATATTTGCTCCCCTCTTGGATTGCCAA AACATCATCTCAGTATCCCCAGCTCCTCAACCGTCACCCAGTTTCCATATG TATGGCTCAACACCTGGTAGCCTCCACCCTCAAG AGTGTTTGCCGAAGTGCACGTACAGGTGCTCAAATACGCAGTACAGGAAGCCATGCATGTTCTTTTGCCAAAAGTGTTGTGCCAAGTGCTTGTGCGTTCCACCTGGGACCTACGGCAACAAGCAGTTCTGCCCTTGCTACAATAACTGGAAGACCAAGAGGGGTGGCCCCAAGtgtccttaa
- the LOC116007141 gene encoding dihydroneopterin aldolase 1-like, with protein sequence MAAPSTGSDEMPKGDKLVLRGLKFYGYHGVKPEERTLGQKFVVDVDAWMDLRAAGKSDQLSDTLSYTDIYSIVKEVVEGSPHNLLESVAEQISSTTLSKYHQVNAVRVHVGKPHVSIKGPLDYLGVEIIRYRSIDI encoded by the exons ATGGCGGCTCCTTCCACAG GTTCTGATGAGATGCCAAAAGGAGACAAACTTGTCTTAAGGGGTTTAAAATTCTATGGATACCATGGGGTGAAGCCTGAAGAAAGGACTCTGGGTCAAAAGTTTGTAGTGGATGTGGATGCCTGGATGGACCTTCGAGCTGCTGGTAAATCTGACCAGTTATCAGACACACTTAGTTACACTGATATTTACAG CATAGTAAAAGAGGTCGTGGAGGGATCACCACATAATCTTCTTGAATCTGTGGCTGAACAGATTTCATCTACAACCCTGAGCAAATACCACCAGGTAAATGCTGTGCGTGTTCATGTTGGAAAGCCACATGTTTCAATCAAAGGACCACTCGACTACTTGGGTGTTGAGATCATTAGATACCGAAGCATTGACATATAA